The Dasypus novemcinctus isolate mDasNov1 chromosome 12, mDasNov1.1.hap2, whole genome shotgun sequence genome includes a window with the following:
- the BTG1 gene encoding protein BTG1 produces MHPFYTRAATMIGEIAAAVSFISKFLRTKGLTSERQLQTFSQSLQELLAEHYKHHWFPEKPCKGSGYRCIRINHKMDPLIGQAAQRIGLSSQELFRLLPSELTLWVDPYEVSYRIGEDGSICVLYEASPAGGSTQNSTNVQMVDSRISCKEELLLGRTSPSKNYNMMTVSG; encoded by the exons ATGCATCCCTTCTACACCCGGGCTGCCACCATGATAGGCGAGATCGCCGCCGCGGTGTCCTTCATCTCCAAGTTCCTCCGTACCAAGGGGCTCACGAGCGAGCGACAGCTGCAGACCTTCAGCCAGAGCCTGCAGGAGCTGCTGGCAG aACATTATAAACATCACTGGTTCCCAGAAAAGCCGTGCAAAGGATCAGGTTACCGTTGTATTCGCATCAACCATAAAATGGATCCTCTGATTGGACAGGCAGCACAGCGGATTGGACTGAGCAGTCAGGAGCTGTTCAGGCTTCTCCCAAGCGAACTCACACTTTGGGTTGACCCCTATGAAGTGTCCTACAGAATTGGAGAGGATGGCTCCATCTGTGTGCTGTATGAAGCCTCACCAGCAGGAGGTAGCACTCAAAACAGCACCAACGTGCAAATGGTAGACAGCAGAATCAGCTGTAAGGAGGAACTTCTCTTGGGCAGAACAAGCCCTTCCAAAAACTACAATATGATGACTGTATCAGGTTAA